A single region of the Arcobacter lacus genome encodes:
- the purB gene encoding adenylosuccinate lyase, protein MVERYARKEMSSKWTQEARYAAWLEVEKAAVKAWNKLGLIPDSDCEKIVKNATFSVERIEEIEAITKHDLIAFNTSVSESLGEESRWFHYGMTSSDAVDTGVALQMRDSLKIIIDDVKMLMESIEKRAKEHKYTLMVGRSHGIHGEPITFGLTLAVWYDEVARHLKNLEDTMDVIAVGQISGAMGNFAHAPLELEEYAMAELGLKPEPCSNQVIHRDRYARLATALALLASSVEKFAVQVRHLQRTEVYEAEEYFAKGQKGSSAMPHKRNPILTENITGLARMIRAYAIPAMENVALWHERDISHSSTERFWLPDAFITTDFMLHRMNSVIANLTVMPENMMKNLNLTGGLVFSQRVLLELPLAGVSREDAYRIVQRNAMKVWEEIQQGKSTTNEKGESLYLQYLLGDEELRASLSEEQIRECFNFDYYTKNVDAIFKRVFK, encoded by the coding sequence ATGGTTGAGAGATATGCTAGAAAAGAGATGAGTTCAAAGTGGACTCAAGAAGCAAGATATGCAGCTTGGCTTGAAGTAGAAAAAGCAGCAGTTAAAGCTTGGAATAAACTAGGATTAATTCCTGATTCTGATTGTGAAAAAATTGTAAAGAATGCAACTTTTTCAGTTGAAAGAATCGAAGAAATCGAGGCTATTACAAAACATGATTTAATTGCATTTAATACAAGCGTATCTGAATCATTGGGTGAAGAATCAAGATGGTTCCATTATGGTATGACATCTTCAGATGCTGTTGACACAGGTGTTGCACTTCAAATGAGAGATTCTTTAAAAATTATCATTGATGATGTAAAAATGTTAATGGAATCTATTGAAAAAAGAGCAAAAGAACACAAATATACACTTATGGTAGGAAGAAGTCATGGTATCCATGGTGAACCTATTACTTTTGGTTTAACTTTAGCTGTTTGGTATGATGAAGTGGCACGACATCTTAAAAATCTTGAAGATACTATGGATGTTATTGCTGTTGGACAAATTTCAGGAGCTATGGGTAACTTTGCTCATGCACCACTTGAACTTGAAGAGTATGCAATGGCAGAGCTTGGTTTAAAACCAGAACCTTGTTCAAATCAAGTAATTCACAGAGATAGATATGCTAGACTTGCAACTGCTTTAGCACTTTTAGCATCTTCTGTTGAAAAATTTGCAGTTCAAGTAAGACATTTACAAAGAACAGAAGTTTATGAAGCTGAAGAGTATTTTGCAAAAGGGCAAAAAGGAAGTTCGGCTATGCCTCATAAAAGAAATCCAATTTTAACTGAAAATATAACTGGACTTGCAAGAATGATTAGAGCTTATGCAATTCCAGCTATGGAAAATGTTGCACTTTGGCATGAAAGAGATATTTCTCACTCTTCAACTGAAAGATTTTGGTTGCCAGATGCATTTATAACAACAGATTTTATGTTACATAGAATGAATAGTGTAATTGCAAACTTAACAGTTATGCCAGAAAATATGATGAAAAATCTTAACTTAACTGGTGGATTAGTATTCTCTCAAAGAGTTTTACTAGAGTTACCACTTGCTGGTGTTAGTAGAGAAGATGCTTATAGAATTGTTCAAAGAAATGCTATGAAAGTTTGGGAAGAGATTCAACAAGGAAAATCAACTACAAATGAAAAAGGTGAATCTTTATATCTTCAATATCTATTAGGTGATGAAGAGTTAAGAGCATCTTTAAGTGAAGAGCAAATTAGAGAGTGTTTTAACTTTGATTATTATACAAAAAATGTTGATGCAATATTCAAAAGAGTTTTTAAATAA
- a CDS encoding RluA family pseudouridine synthase, producing MAFTLRKYDAIKGKKIQLFLIQNLKIEPKIGQRLTSKGRIFDENMNQINAGDEIPTEHIFIAVFEGQTKGLKPLLEFENFAIFDKPTHLMVHPISKNTSYSLLDEIRYHFGENANLIHRIDAETSGLVIVGKNKKSEIELKDMFQEKKYHKSYLAIVQGEIKEEIKIDKALDREGKAIGVRMKVCTKEEGGKESVTIIKPIIYDKEKNLTLVEALPLTGRQHQIRVHLHSIGHTILGDPIYGVDDENAENYLNKTLSKEDRFKVTKSHRLWLHANYLEFEYKGIIYKIYSKNKDLYKEFF from the coding sequence TTGGCATTCACACTTAGAAAATATGATGCAATAAAAGGCAAAAAAATACAACTTTTTTTAATACAAAACCTTAAGATTGAGCCTAAAATAGGGCAAAGGCTGACTTCAAAAGGAAGAATCTTTGATGAAAATATGAATCAAATAAATGCAGGCGATGAAATCCCAACAGAGCACATTTTTATAGCTGTTTTTGAGGGTCAAACAAAAGGTTTAAAACCACTTTTAGAATTTGAAAATTTTGCTATTTTTGATAAACCAACTCATCTTATGGTTCATCCAATTTCAAAAAATACTTCTTATTCTTTACTTGATGAGATTAGATACCACTTTGGTGAAAATGCAAACCTAATTCATAGGATAGATGCAGAAACTTCTGGTCTTGTAATTGTTGGAAAAAATAAAAAAAGTGAAATAGAATTAAAAGATATGTTTCAAGAAAAAAAATATCATAAATCATATTTAGCTATTGTTCAAGGAGAAATAAAAGAAGAAATAAAAATAGATAAAGCTCTAGATAGAGAGGGAAAAGCTATTGGAGTAAGAATGAAAGTCTGTACAAAAGAAGAGGGTGGAAAAGAATCAGTAACTATAATAAAACCAATAATTTATGATAAAGAAAAAAATCTAACTTTAGTAGAAGCTCTTCCTCTAACAGGAAGACAACATCAAATAAGAGTTCATCTTCACTCTATAGGACATACAATTTTAGGTGATCCAATTTATGGAGTAGATGATGAAAATGCAGAAAATTATCTAAATAAAACTTTAAGTAAAGAGGATAGATTTAAAGTCACAAAATCACATAGATTATGGCTTCATGCAAATTATTTAGAATTTGAATATAAAGGTATTATTTACAAAATATATTCTAAAAATAAAGATTTATATAAAGAATTTTTCTAA